From the genome of archaeon CG10_big_fil_rev_8_21_14_0_10_43_11, one region includes:
- a CDS encoding glycosyltransferase family 2 protein, giving the protein MPRVLAIIPAHNEEATIAGVVSQTKKYVRDVVVIDDGSGDRTAQLARQAGAFVISRVWAGGYGAAQRTGHLYAIREGYNYVIQLDGDAQHNPKYIPKLLRPALSGKYDLVIGSRFLNGSHKKFSFVRRCGIAWFTFVVRHLAKLDITDVTSGYKVFKVSSLKKLERCADMYPAVQQMLEMARKGFKIKEVSVKMTLREHGSSHLNSFKSFFFYPVRMTNIIFTFLIFGGGRK; this is encoded by the coding sequence ATGCCTCGCGTACTTGCGATTATTCCTGCGCATAATGAAGAAGCAACCATAGCTGGTGTGGTTTCTCAAACCAAAAAATACGTGCGGGACGTGGTTGTAATTGATGATGGGTCAGGAGACAGAACTGCTCAATTAGCGCGCCAAGCAGGCGCCTTTGTTATCTCGCGTGTTTGGGCGGGGGGTTATGGTGCTGCGCAAAGAACAGGTCACTTGTATGCTATTCGTGAAGGATATAATTATGTTATTCAATTAGATGGGGATGCTCAGCATAACCCAAAATATATTCCTAAACTTTTGCGTCCTGCTTTGAGCGGTAAATATGATTTAGTTATTGGTAGCAGGTTTTTGAATGGCAGCCATAAAAAGTTTAGTTTTGTTCGTCGCTGCGGCATCGCGTGGTTCACGTTTGTAGTAAGGCATCTTGCCAAGCTTGACATTACTGATGTTACTTCAGGTTATAAAGTGTTTAAGGTTTCGAGTCTGAAAAAACTTGAACGCTGTGCTGATATGTATCCTGCTGTTCAGCAAATGCTTGAGATGGCACGTAAAGGATTTAAGATAAAAGAGGTATCAGTAAAAATGACGCTTCGCGAACATGGTTCTTCTCATCTCAATTCATTTAAGAGCTTCTTTTTTTATCCTGTTCGCATGACAAATATTATTTTTACGTTTCTTATATTTGGCGGTGGTAGAAAATAG